Proteins encoded by one window of Lathyrus oleraceus cultivar Zhongwan6 chromosome 1, CAAS_Psat_ZW6_1.0, whole genome shotgun sequence:
- the LOC127120884 gene encoding calcium/calmodulin-regulated receptor-like kinase 2: MVRQSNLVIIGVSVGLALGVLISCLIFFGIRWCKKRSHITRSANEPSLTTLPIRTNGVEASTDFSASITSSVTTSRSENLPRNSNFSWWNHQNKDRFASASGILKYSYKELQKATQNFTTTLGEGSFGTVYKATMPTGEVIAVKVLAHNSKQGEREFQTEVSLLGRLHHRNLVNLLGYCVDKGQHILVYQFMSNGSLASILYGEEQKLSWDERMQVALDISHGIEYLHEGAVPPVIHRDLKSPNILLDDTMRAKVADFGLSKEEIFDGRNSGLKGTYGYMDPAYISTNKLTTKSDIYSFGIILFELITAIHPHQNLLEYVNLAAMEHDGIDEILDKQLVGKCNVVEVRQLAKIAHKCLQKSPKKRPSISEVSQSISRIKQRRLRHVMEDNLSFAHSNNFSRTSSRLDDRQVELSRIVTMTIKETV; encoded by the exons ATGGTTCGTCAATCTAATTTGGTTATCATTGGTGTCTCTGTTGGTTTGGCCCTTGGAGTTCTGATTTCTTGCCTCATATTTTTCGGCATAAGGTGGTGCAAGAAGCGTTCTCATATTACACGATCTGCGAATGAGCCTAGTTTAACAACTCTCCCGATACGAACAAATGGAGTTGAAGCAAGTACCGACTTTAGTGCATCGATCACTAGTTCCGTAACCACATCAAGGTCAGAAAATCTACCGAGAAATTCCAATTTCTCTTGGTGGAATCATCAAAACAAAGACCGGTTTGCTTCAGCATCAGGCATTCTAAAATATTCGTACAA AGAACTTCAAAAAGCCACACAAAATTTCACAACTACCTTGGGAGAAGGATCATTTGGCACGGTTTATAAAGCGACAATGCCTACAGGAGAGGTGATAGCTGTGAAAGTGCTAGCACACAATTCCAAACAAGGGGAGAGAGAATTCCAAACAGAG GTGTCTCTGCTAGGAAGACTACATCACAGGAATCTTGTGAATCTGCTTGGATATTGTGTAGATAAAGGACAGCACATACTGGTTTATCAGTTCATGAGCAATGGAAGTTTAGCAAGTATTTTATATG GTGAAGAACAGAAGTTAAGTTGGGATGAAAGGATGCAAGTTGCTCTTGATATTTCACATGGAATAGAGTATCTTCATGAAGGA GCAGTCCCACCCGTCATACATCGTGATTTGAAGTCTCCCAACATATTGCTAGATGACACGATGAGAGCTAAG GTTGCTGATTTTGGTCTCTCAAAGGAAGAGATCTTCGACGGCCGAAATTCAGGTCTTAAAGGTACATATGGCTACATGGACCCGGCATACATTTCCACAAACAAGTTAACAACCAAGAGTGACATATACAGTTTTGGTATCATACTTTTTGAGCTCATCACAGCCATCCATCCGCATCAAAATTTGTTGGAATATGTTAACCTT GCTGCAATGGAACATGATGGTATAGATGAGATACTTGACAAGCAACTTGTTGGAAAATGCAATGTTGTAGAAGTGAGGCAACTTGCTAAAATTGCACACAAATGCTTACAAAAATCACCAAAGAAAAGACCCTCCATAAGTGAAGTTTCACAAAGCATATCAAGAATAAAGCAAAGGAGATTGCGCCATGTTATGGAAGATAACTTGTCATTTGCACATAGTAATAACTTTTCAAGAACTTCGAGTCGATTAGACGATCGACAAGTTGAATTAAGTAGGATAGTTACCATGACCATCAAAGAAACTGTATGA
- the LOC127120894 gene encoding pentatricopeptide repeat-containing protein At3g58590 encodes MSLHGHVSRILNFLESSSTFRSLHATKCLHALSITTPPIPNQPIFINNNIISSYISHSNFIQARKVFDEMPKRTLVSYNTLITSYTRRGNVVEAWSLLNHLRVCGFSPNQYTLTSLLCCERLKLVQGFQLFSLSIKNGVFDADAFVGSTLLGFFGRYGCLNEAFMVFDDMHYKSIVTWNTMLSLLACNGFVEDAKVLFRELLGLGVLLSEGSVVALLSGLVDSEEDLSYGEQIHCLMTKCGFDSYVSAVNSLMGVYVRCRALCLAERLFEQVPVQNVVCWNIIIDSMLKSGKPRMALEMFLNMLRRGLVPSQATFVAVTESCIGLRNLLCGECVHAKVIRSGFESDVIVGTVLVDFYAKFEKLVSAHYCFDQIEEKNVVSWNALMLGYSNVCSSTSTLLLREMFRLGCIPNEFSFSAVLKSSSVLDLHQLHSLVIRMGYENHEYVLSSLVMAYSKNGFINEALSFIQEFNSPLPVIPSNIIAGIYNRTGQYNESMKLLSLLERPGVVSWNIVISACARSNNYNEVIELFKCMRSAHIRPDKYTFMTVLCVCTKLCSFDWGSSLHGLIVKTNSCDTFLGNVLIDMYGKCGNTENSVKVFEEITDRNVITWTALISALGLNGYARGAVKIFHNMVLMGFKPDALALRAVLSSCRYGGLVSEGMEFFKQMETIYGIQPEHDHYLCIVDLLAKNGQIKEAEEVMASMPFPPNANIWRSFLEGYKRREIAV; translated from the coding sequence ATGAGTTTGCATGGCCATGTTTCCCGCATCCTCAATTTCCTCGAATCAAGCTCCACATTTCGATCCCTCCACGCAACAAAATGTCTCCACGCACTCTCCATCACAACACCTCCCATTCCAAACCAACCCatcttcatcaacaacaacatcatttCATCATACATATCCCACAGCAACTTCATTCAAGCACGCAAGGTGTTCGACGAAATGCCTAAAAGAACACTTGTCTCTTATAATACGCTCATCACTTCTTACACTCGACGTGGAAATGTAGTTGAAGCTTGGAGCTTGTTGAACCACTTGAGAGTATGTGGATTCTCTCCCAATCAGTATACATTAACGAGTTTGCTTTGTTGTGAAAGGTTGAAGCTGGTTCAAGGTTTTCAGTTGTTTTCTTTGAGTATTAAAAATGGAGTCTTTGATGCTGATGCTTTTGTGGGTAGTACTTTGTTGGGTTTTTTCGGGAGATATGGGTGTTTGAACGAAGCTTTTATGGTGTTTGATGATATGCATTATAAGAGTATAGTGACTTGGAATACTATGTTGTCTTTGTTGGCTTGTAATGGTTTTGTTGAGGATGCGAAGGTTTTGTTTCGTGAATTATTGGGGTTGGGGGTGTTGTTGTCGGAAGGTTCTGTTGTGGCCCTTTTGTCTGGACTCGTTGATTCTGAAGAGGATTTGAGTTATGGTGAACAGATTCATTGTTTGATGACTAAATGTGGGTTTGACAGTTATGTTTCTGCAGTTAATTCGCTTATGGGTGTTTATGTTAGGTGTAGAGCTTTGTGTTTGGCAGAGAGATTGTTTGAGCAGGTTCCTGTTCAAAATGTTGTATGTTGGAATATAATCATTGATTCAATGTTGAAAAGTGGGAAGCCAAGAATGGCATTGGAGATGTTTTTGAATATGTTGAGGAGGGGATTGGTGCCGAGTCAGGCCACTTTTGTAGCTGTTACTGAGTCGTGTATTGGTTTGAGAAACTTGTTGTGTGGAGAATGTGTTCATGCTAAAGTTATCAGGAGTGGTTTTGAATCTGATGTTATTGTTGGAACTGTATTGGTAGACTTCTATGCCAAATTTGAGAAATTGGTTTCTGCGCATTACTGTTTTGATCAGATAGAAGAGAAGAATGTGGTTTCTTGGAATGCTTTGATGTTGGGTTACTCAAATGTTTGCTCTTCTACATCAACTTTGTTATTACGAGAAATGTTTCGATTGGGTTGTATCCCTAACGAGTTTTCCTTTTCTGCTGTTCTTAAGTCGTCATCTGTATTAGACCTACACCAGCTCCACAGTTTGGTTATAAGAATGGGGTATGAGAATCATGAATATGTACTAAGCTCTCTTGTTATGGCTTATAGTAAAAACGGTTTTATAAATGAAGCACTTTCGTTTATCCAAGAGTTTAATAGCCCACTTCCTGTAATTCCATCTAACATCATTGCTGGAATCTATAACCGAACAGGTCAGTACAATGAATCAATGAAGTTGCTTTCTTTATTAGAAAGGCCTGGTGTTGTATCTTGGAACATTGTCATTTCAGCCTGTGCTCGGAGCAATAATTATAATGAGGTTATTGAACTTTTCAAGTGTATGCGTTCCGCACACATCCGTCCAGACAAATACACCTTTATGACTGTATTATGTGTGTGCACCAAGCTTTGCAGTTTTGATTGGGGAAGTTCTCTTCATGGTCTTATTGTGAAGACTAATAGTTGTGACACTTTTTTGGGCAATGTACTAATTGATATGTATGGAAAGTGTGGAAACACTGAAAATTCAGTGAAAGTTTTTGAAGAAATTACGGACAGAAATGTTATTACATGGACAGCTTTAATTTCTGCCCTCGGGTTAAACGGTTATGCTCGCGGGGCAGTAAAGATATTCCACAACATGGTATTGATGGGATTTAAGCCTGACGCATTAGCTCTCAGAGCAGTGCTTTCTTCCTGCAGATACGGTGGATTAGTGAGCGAAGGAATGGAATTTTTTAAGCAGATGGAAACCATTTATGGGATTCAACCAGAACACGATCATTACCTTTGCATAGTAGATCTCCTTGCTAAAAATGGACAaataaaggaagctgaagaagtCATGGCAAGCATGCCTTTTCCGCCAAATGCAAATATATGGCGCAGCTTCCTTGAAGGTTACAAGAGGCGGGAAATTGCAGTTTGA